In Priestia megaterium NBRC 15308 = ATCC 14581, the following proteins share a genomic window:
- a CDS encoding dipeptide epimerase — translation MIIKDITVKHQTVPLLVPFKTALRTATEIDSISVEIQLENGIKGKGAASPTYVITGDSLEGIQAALQGPIKLALIGEDIRQFQKLLKKIQSCCIHNSSAKAAADIALHDAYTKFLNIPLYAFLGDKQPISTCMTISVDTPEKMAEDAQKSAADGFDILKVKVGSIPELDLERIKHIRSVIPDHVKLRLDANQGWTPKQAVQLINKMETFNFGIELVEQPVPAHDWEGLKFVTERVNVPIMADESLFSSKDALRLVSGRYVDLLNIKLMKCGGINEARKIASIAEANGVACMIGSMMEPSLSVGAAAHLAAAHPNITYFDLDAPLWLSTELDVLKYSGQEIFLSDLPGIGEITVPISK, via the coding sequence CCGTTCCACTGCTCGTTCCGTTTAAAACAGCGCTTCGAACAGCAACAGAGATAGACAGCATAAGTGTAGAGATTCAGTTAGAAAACGGAATAAAAGGAAAAGGAGCGGCTTCGCCAACATATGTTATTACAGGCGATTCTTTAGAAGGCATTCAAGCTGCACTTCAAGGACCTATTAAACTAGCGCTAATAGGGGAGGATATACGTCAGTTTCAAAAACTCTTAAAAAAAATTCAAAGCTGCTGTATTCACAATTCAAGTGCTAAAGCAGCTGCTGATATCGCTTTGCATGATGCCTATACAAAGTTTCTTAATATTCCTTTATATGCTTTCTTGGGCGATAAGCAGCCTATCTCTACGTGTATGACGATAAGTGTTGATACACCTGAGAAAATGGCTGAAGACGCACAAAAAAGTGCAGCGGACGGATTTGACATTTTAAAAGTAAAGGTAGGTTCAATTCCTGAGCTAGACCTTGAGCGTATTAAACATATTCGCTCTGTCATTCCGGATCATGTAAAACTTCGTTTGGATGCAAATCAAGGGTGGACTCCAAAACAAGCAGTGCAATTAATTAATAAAATGGAAACTTTCAACTTTGGTATTGAATTGGTAGAACAACCTGTCCCTGCTCATGATTGGGAAGGGTTAAAGTTTGTGACTGAACGAGTAAACGTACCCATTATGGCAGATGAGAGTCTATTTTCTTCCAAAGATGCATTAAGGCTTGTAAGCGGGCGGTACGTGGATCTTTTGAATATTAAGCTAATGAAGTGCGGAGGAATTAATGAAGCAAGAAAAATCGCAAGTATTGCTGAGGCGAACGGTGTTGCATGTATGATTGGAAGCATGATGGAACCATCACTTTCTGTGGGAGCAGCTGCTCATCTGGCAGCCGCTCATCCGAATATCACGTATTTTGACTTAGATGCTCCTCTTTGGCTTTCAACTGAACTGGATGTGTTAAAGTACAGCGGTCAAGAGATTTTCTTATCAGATCTTCCTGGAATAGGAGAAATCACCGTTCCTATCTCAAAATAA
- a CDS encoding C40 family peptidase, whose product MNIKRWLLTATTVILATFGVSAVPSVHASEEKETAYIDVAAATLWTAPNILREVDAPSATNPVDMRKWTTSMNLKQKQQLSSDGMLETQALYGNKVTVLDEQGDWVKVAVDGQPTSRNELGYPGWMPTKQLIYSKRYEQYAKKPFVMVTAPTTYLYHSPSLKKKGIEVSYNTRLPLLAKSKSAYKILKPNGKTAWISTKAGKIYASQKDIPVPTGTELVESGKAFLNLPYLWAGMSGFGFDCSGFTFTMYQSHGITIPRDSGPQSRAGKPVDMNNLQPGDLLFFAYNQGKGSVHHVAMYAGDGMMIHSPNSERTVEIIPLNTKGYIEEYAGARRYLP is encoded by the coding sequence ATGAATATAAAGCGTTGGCTTTTAACGGCAACAACAGTTATTTTAGCTACATTTGGGGTCAGTGCAGTTCCTTCTGTTCATGCTTCTGAAGAAAAAGAAACTGCTTATATAGATGTCGCAGCAGCTACTCTGTGGACAGCACCAAACATCTTGCGGGAAGTGGACGCTCCGTCAGCTACTAATCCTGTAGATATGAGAAAGTGGACCACATCGATGAATTTGAAACAGAAGCAGCAGTTATCTAGCGATGGGATGCTTGAGACACAAGCGTTATATGGAAACAAAGTAACGGTTTTAGACGAACAAGGAGACTGGGTCAAAGTAGCTGTAGACGGACAGCCTACTTCTCGAAATGAATTAGGATATCCCGGATGGATGCCTACTAAACAATTAATCTATAGCAAAAGGTACGAACAGTATGCAAAGAAGCCTTTTGTAATGGTGACGGCTCCGACTACTTATTTATATCATTCGCCTTCTTTGAAAAAGAAAGGTATTGAAGTTAGCTATAATACGCGCTTACCTCTTTTGGCAAAGTCAAAGAGTGCATATAAAATATTAAAACCAAATGGAAAGACAGCATGGATTTCTACAAAAGCAGGAAAAATCTACGCGTCTCAAAAAGATATTCCTGTACCAACTGGCACGGAGCTTGTTGAAAGTGGAAAGGCATTTTTAAATCTTCCATATTTATGGGCTGGCATGAGTGGTTTTGGATTTGACTGCTCTGGATTTACGTTTACGATGTACCAATCCCATGGTATTACGATTCCACGTGACTCAGGGCCACAGTCTCGAGCAGGGAAACCAGTAGATATGAATAACCTTCAACCTGGAGACTTATTGTTCTTTGCCTATAACCAAGGAAAAGGAAGCGTCCACCATGTAGCGATGTATGCTGGAGATGGCATGATGATTCATTCGCCGAACTCCGAGCGGACAGTAGAGATTATTCCTTTAAACACAAAGGGATATATTGAAGAGTATGCAGGTGCACGTCGTTATTTACCTTAA
- a CDS encoding GNAT family N-acetyltransferase: MLLRKIKSEELAEVYQMGYAAWPKGRTYKEYVRDNQKEETYGIRYVYVNEEDQIIGSFILLLLQTPRLKFALHGIGSVVVHQLYQRMGYGRDMLEDFFKKMKIEKRSAIFMLYSDILPEYYHQFGFKELPSHLQRYPQSIAMVNCSESQYEYLSKQSIEDIPAYF; the protein is encoded by the coding sequence ATGTTATTAAGAAAAATAAAGTCTGAAGAATTGGCAGAAGTCTATCAAATGGGATATGCCGCATGGCCTAAAGGCAGAACGTATAAAGAGTATGTGAGAGATAATCAAAAAGAAGAAACATATGGAATTCGATATGTATACGTAAATGAAGAGGATCAAATTATTGGTTCATTTATTTTGCTTCTTTTACAAACTCCTCGATTAAAGTTTGCTTTGCATGGTATTGGATCCGTTGTTGTACACCAGCTTTATCAACGAATGGGGTATGGCCGTGATATGCTTGAAGACTTTTTTAAAAAGATGAAGATAGAGAAGCGCAGCGCTATTTTTATGCTGTATAGCGATATTCTTCCTGAATATTATCATCAGTTTGGGTTTAAGGAGCTCCCTTCTCATTTACAACGTTATCCTCAATCCATTGCTATGGTAAATTGCAGCGAGTCACAATATGAATACTTAAGTAAGCAATCCATAGAAGACATACCGGCCTATTTTTAA
- a CDS encoding PHB depolymerase family esterase yields MKRLFIAGITFILFLSLGAVSSSAAGSFTSKTYNGRTYKLYVPSSYQGGAALPLVVMLHGCTQDPDQFAAGTQMNELAETEKFLVLYPEQPSSANSNKCWNWFDTAHQSRGSGEPALIAEMVNQIKSSYSIDANQVFVGGLSAGAAMSVIMGATYPDIFAAISVGAGLEYKAATNVTGAYTAMSSGGPNPIQQGDLAYSAMGDHKRVVPVILFHGTADYTVAPINAHQILSQWAQTNDRASDGLDNNNIDDTADQTATGTVSGGRSYTQYIYKDTAGKTVMEKYMIEGMGHAWSGGSTSGSYTDPKGPNATKLSWNFFKSHPKNGDAPNPGDISPPVTAASPAGGTYGSSVSVTLSTNEPATTYYTLDGSIPTVNSLKYSEPITINSNKTVKFFSVDAAGNQEEVKTEVYQISGTSEKSSVFSSLAAEDGFIGNLSADGMSSSIHKIGDKGMYNTDTYRTILSFDTGSLPDDAIITDVSLKIYRKSSTGNISSLKGDIKSGVFGTSSALEQIDYQASPSISAGFQMSVPPLNNGYTTIQLPSSLWGYMNRTGKTQFRLSSSGPADLLSDVVEIYGGDNPACAPTLTVSYK; encoded by the coding sequence ATGAAACGATTATTTATAGCAGGGATCACTTTTATACTTTTTTTATCTTTAGGTGCTGTATCTTCTTCAGCCGCAGGAAGTTTTACCTCTAAAACATATAACGGAAGGACATACAAACTGTATGTACCTAGCAGTTATCAGGGAGGTGCTGCCTTACCTCTAGTAGTTATGCTACATGGCTGTACTCAAGACCCTGATCAATTTGCAGCAGGAACACAAATGAATGAACTGGCGGAGACAGAGAAGTTTCTTGTTCTTTATCCAGAACAACCCTCTTCTGCTAATTCAAATAAGTGTTGGAACTGGTTTGATACTGCTCATCAATCAAGGGGAAGCGGTGAACCAGCGTTAATTGCTGAAATGGTCAATCAAATAAAAAGCAGTTATTCAATAGATGCCAACCAAGTCTTTGTTGGAGGGCTATCTGCTGGTGCAGCTATGAGTGTTATTATGGGAGCTACTTATCCAGACATATTTGCGGCTATCAGCGTTGGGGCTGGCTTAGAATATAAAGCAGCGACTAATGTGACAGGTGCTTATACAGCAATGAGCAGTGGAGGTCCTAATCCTATCCAACAAGGAGATTTAGCCTATTCAGCCATGGGAGATCATAAACGAGTGGTTCCAGTTATTTTGTTTCATGGGACAGCTGACTACACTGTTGCGCCTATAAATGCGCATCAAATATTATCGCAATGGGCTCAAACAAATGATAGAGCGTCTGATGGGCTGGATAATAACAATATTGATGATACGGCAGATCAAACTGCAACAGGTACAGTATCTGGTGGAAGAAGCTATACGCAATATATTTACAAAGATACAGCAGGAAAAACAGTAATGGAAAAGTATATGATAGAAGGAATGGGACATGCTTGGTCAGGGGGAAGTACATCCGGTTCTTATACAGATCCTAAAGGACCAAATGCAACTAAATTAAGCTGGAACTTTTTTAAAAGCCATCCGAAAAATGGCGATGCTCCTAATCCAGGAGATATATCCCCACCGGTTACAGCTGCTTCACCAGCGGGAGGAACGTATGGAAGTTCTGTTTCTGTTACATTATCAACCAATGAACCTGCCACCACTTACTATACATTAGATGGAAGCATACCAACTGTTAATTCTCTAAAGTACTCTGAGCCTATTACCATCAACTCTAACAAAACAGTAAAGTTTTTTAGTGTAGACGCAGCGGGTAACCAAGAGGAAGTAAAGACGGAAGTTTATCAAATTTCTGGAACTTCAGAGAAATCTTCAGTATTTTCTTCACTTGCTGCTGAAGATGGATTTATCGGAAACTTATCAGCTGACGGTATGAGTAGTTCTATTCATAAAATTGGGGATAAAGGAATGTACAATACCGACACATACCGAACCATTTTATCTTTTGACACGGGTTCTTTACCTGATGATGCAATCATTACGGATGTATCTTTAAAAATTTATCGCAAATCTTCAACTGGTAATATTTCATCTTTGAAAGGCGATATTAAAAGCGGTGTATTTGGAACTAGCAGTGCTTTAGAACAAATAGATTATCAGGCTTCACCATCTATTTCAGCGGGCTTCCAAATGTCAGTGCCTCCCCTCAATAATGGATATACAACTATTCAACTTCCTTCCTCACTTTGGGGATATATGAATAGGACCGGCAAAAC